The genome window ATAATGAGAAGCAAAGAGTTTTACGACAGGCGATACAAACCGGACTGCTGTCGATCAAAAATAATCATGATCCGAAAATGATCCGCAAGGTCGAAGAACTTATCGAAGAAGCACTAAAAACGGAACTTCTCGAGCCGAAACTCATTGAACAGTATGAAAGGGATCTTTTACGGATCAAAAAAACCAAATCACAACCCTGATACATGAGGCTCAGTTGATCAGTTACTCTATAAGCGCTATTGTTGCGGTTTTCATGTTGTTGACAACTGCCTGCAGGGGGGATGAGCAGAGCAATATGGAAAAAGACACGAGTCAGAGTAAAAACGAATACAGCCTTGAACGCCGTCATATGGTCGAGCGCCAGATCGCTTCTCGCGGGATCAAGGACAGCCTTGTACTCGAGGCGATGAATACGGTTCCACGGCATCGTTTCGTACCGCCCCATCTGGTCGGTCAGGCTTACGATGATAATCCTCTTCCGATCGGTCATGGACAGACGATTTCACAGCCCTATATAGTTGCGCAGATGACTGACTTATTGCGGCTTTCCGGCCATGAGCGCGTGCTGGAGATCGGCACCGGTTCCGGTTACCAGGCGGCGGTACTATCGCGAATTGTCGATTCGGTATATACCATAGAAATAGTCTGCCCTTTGGCAGAGCGTGCCGACAGCACATTCAAGGAACTTGGCTACGACAACCTCAAGGTAATCTGCGGCGATGGTTATCAGGGTTATGAGAAAGGCGCACCCTACGATCGGATCATCGTGACCGCGGCTCCGGATCATGTGCCCCAGCCCCTTCTGGATCAGCTCGCGATGGGTGGATTTATGGTCATCCCGGTCGGAGATAAATTGCAGTTTCTCAAGATCTACGAGAAAACCGAGGATGGAATCAAGGAGACCACTGATATCGCGGTTCGATTCGTTCCTATGACTGGTGAAGCTGAAGATCAATGAGTTCATATTTTGTGTAATGTTTTTGTTGATTCTAAGCAGGATAAGGTTACCCTGGGTTAGCTTGTCTTGTTCGCCAAAATGACACAGATTTAGCTGAAATGGACTTCAGCTTGTGAGATTGAGTGCTGTCGGAGATGGATTTTCGGCGGCACTTTTTAATACAAAATTCAATAAAAGCAACAATATTGCGATAGCTCCGTATATTTTGTACTTAAGGAAACGGAGGAACAGATGAAAAAGCTTTACAGGTCTCGTGATAATTCGATGCTGGGCGGTGTCTGCGGGGGATTTGGGGAATATTTCGATATCGATCCGACCATCATCCGCCTGGTGTTTCTGCTACTGGTACTGGCCGCCGGTTCGGGTATCCTGGTTTACATTATCGCCTGGATAGTTGTACCGCTTCGTCCCGAATCTGAAAGCCCTGGAGAAATCGCTACCGATGAATCCGGTCAACCTCTTGAGCGGGGGGATGTCAACAAGTACCTGCCCGGGCTGATTTTGATCATTTTAGGGTTTGTATTCCTGCTCAGCCAGATCTGGAACTGGTTCTCATTCGCCTATATCTGGCCGATCATCATCATAGCTATCGGTGTTTTTCTGATCTATCGCGCCATGAATTCCAGCGCGGAGGATGATAGTGAACGCAGGCAGATTTAACTGGGGACTGATATTTATAATCCTCGGCTTGCTGGCCCTGGGATGGACCACTGACCGGCTTCCATCGCAGGTCTTCGAGCGATTATTCGACCTCTGGCCGATTCTTCTGATTGCGTTCGGTATCCAGATGATCTTTTCGCGCAGTAAGGCTCCATTTCTGGCATATATATCATCGCTGATAATAATTGCCGGCGCAGTGTACGCGGTCGTACCTTACAGCGATATGATCAAAAATCCCGATCACGAGGTCAGCCATGGCAAGATCGAGGAATCATTTTCCGGTTCTGTCGATACAGTCGAGCTCAGGGCACATCTCAAAAAGCGCGAATTCACACTGGATGATTTCGGCGATGATGGATTCGAACTGCAGTTCAGCCGTGAATCCGCTGGGCCGAAAATCGATCTGGCTGAAAAAAAAGATGTGCTTCGGATTGGCCTCGATCACCGCGAACATTCCTGGATGAGATTCTGGGACAACGATGATTTTCCTTACTGGAAGATGGAAATCGGCCACAGTTATCCTCTCAATTTGTTTATAAATGCTGAGCGCAGCTACTGTTACCTCAGGCTCGCAGACTTCAATCTTCATTCGCTGGATCTTAACTGCAAGCGTTGTTATGAGGTGGTTGTCCAGTTCGGACGCCGATTCCCGGATGAACCGGTCAATTTTGACCTTCTAAAATCCGACCTGCGCCTGGAAATACCAGGTGGTTACTATGTCATGCTGAAAGACGGTGTCGGTTTGCCGTTTTATGTCGTCGATCATCTCGATTTCGTCGAGGTCGGCAACGACCTGGTATCCGACAGCCTGTACCATCCGGACAGCCTTTTGATCCTGGATATCGAACCACAAGTCAAGAGCCTGCAGATCAACTGGTACGAGTAGGGATACTGTTCGCTGACGGTTTCGCGCCGCAGTTATCCGTGTCACTTTTTATATTGTAAGCGTAAATGTTTTTGCACATATTTACGTTCTGAACAGTATAATATCTGGATGACGGCTGTTTTCAGATTATAAACGAGAGGACACCATGCGAAGATTATCTTTTTCCGCCTGCATAATTTCCCTGCTGTTAATTATATTTAGTTTAACCGCGGACGCTACTGAAAATCCCTATCCGCATGCGCGAACAGATAAGTACTGGGTTTATTTTTCCGATAAAGGTGATTTCAGCGCGGAGGAGATCGAACATCTTCTGAATCAACTTGAAGCTGTGGCCGGTCCCGCAGAACTGAAACGTCGTTCTCTGGCCAACCCCGGCAAACGCCTGTTTGACTATTCGGATCTGCCGGTTAATTCAGCTTATATGGATGAAGTGTCATCTTATGGTGTGAGAATCCATCAGAGCTCCCGCTGGCTCAACGCCGTTTCGGTGTCGGGCCGGATGGATCTGATCAGGTCGCTTGAAAAGCTTCCTTATGTCGATTCAATAACAACAGTCAAGGTTTATCGCCGTGAGGTTCCTCAGGTCGGGGGGGCGGATTATGTCTTCCCGAAACCGACTTCTCCCACACAACTCGACTACGGTGATTCATTTGACCAGCTTGACCAGATACAGGTCCCTCCGCTTCATGCCCTTGGGTTTTCGGGTGAGGGCATCACGATTGCGGTTTTTGACACCGGTTTTGACACCGCCCATGCCGCTTTCAACGAGATGGATATCAAGGCAACTTATGACTTTATAAATAATGACAGCGATGTCGTCGATGTGTTCAATGCCCAGAGATCTCATGGCACCTCGGTT of Candidatus Zixiibacteriota bacterium contains these proteins:
- a CDS encoding protein-L-isoaspartate(D-aspartate) O-methyltransferase, with translation MEKDTSQSKNEYSLERRHMVERQIASRGIKDSLVLEAMNTVPRHRFVPPHLVGQAYDDNPLPIGHGQTISQPYIVAQMTDLLRLSGHERVLEIGTGSGYQAAVLSRIVDSVYTIEIVCPLAERADSTFKELGYDNLKVICGDGYQGYEKGAPYDRIIVTAAPDHVPQPLLDQLAMGGFMVIPVGDKLQFLKIYEKTEDGIKETTDIAVRFVPMTGEAEDQ
- a CDS encoding PspC domain-containing protein, which translates into the protein MKKLYRSRDNSMLGGVCGGFGEYFDIDPTIIRLVFLLLVLAAGSGILVYIIAWIVVPLRPESESPGEIATDESGQPLERGDVNKYLPGLILIILGFVFLLSQIWNWFSFAYIWPIIIIAIGVFLIYRAMNSSAEDDSERRQI